In Struthio camelus isolate bStrCam1 chromosome 3, bStrCam1.hap1, whole genome shotgun sequence, the DNA window GCAACTCTTAAATTCTTTAAGGGCAatttcaagggattttttttatttgcatttagtcCACAATTtaaatgatgtggaaaaaaagatcaaaaggtCATTTTTAAAGCTTGGACAAATAATAAAGATTCTgattgagaaaaataataatgaaaagcgTCATTTTCTTAACAAGGACATTCCCTTCTACTTTTAAGTACTGTAAGACAACTGTGCGTAAAGTGAGAACAACTGGCTAATACaagacaaaaatgcaaaataaacataCGCTTTTGGGAAATTGTTTGCCGTTCTGTTGTGACGATGCGGCAGCACTGAGTTCCAAGCTTGGCATTTCTTTCCTGTGATAATAAAAGAAGTTGTTCCACGGTAATCCAGGCCTCTGTCTCGAAAGCACTGCTCTGGACTTGAAGACTGCCTTGGCATATCGCCATTTATAATGAACAACAGAAATCTGTCCCTTAATTTTGTTTAtgtgcttaaattaaaaaaaaaaaaccttcatgacAGAGGTAAAAGTCAGAAAAATTAGATAGAATAGTAAGCAGTCGCAGGAATGTTTGAGAATAAAGACTAGAAGGCATCTGTAAGGGTGTCTGGAAAGCCTTCATGCACCAGATGGTACTTAACAAGGGCACTTGCATTTAAATTTCGCTTCTGCATACCACATTTGTTTGGAATAGGAAATCAAAAGGTACACATATAGATCTAAAATTTCTTcagatttaatttttcataaGTTAGATTTaggatttaaatgttttaatgttcaggatttaaaaaatggTTCATTactcttttgttgcttttttctcctttcattcccATTTTCATTCCACCTCCCCAATAAATGCACTGAGATAGAGACAGACATTTTTCACCAGAAATCTtcgatcatttttatttttaatatcttcttgTTTTTACTTATATGTAAAAGGAAGACTAGAACTCTCTGATTTGTCAATCAGCAGACTTAAAACCTTTACTGTCAGTTCCCGTGAGACCAAAAGGTCCTACTTGCTACCCATGACTGAGTAAGCTTTGCAGCATGCCCACAAGATCAATAAACAAACCATATTGctgagcaatatttttttttgagatttttacaACACAAATGATCATCTTCCactatattttcagtttctgtagcACAGGTTATCCCGCCTTCTTACCAGTGATTTGTGATGCTATCTGTGGACATGGAGGAATGCTACAATACTGCCATCGTGTTGTGTTGTCAGTGGTATAGCACCAGGGCCTCTTCTTACCATCTGGGTTCCTACAGTAATTTTTATCTAAACCCCTGAAATGGAAACATTGACTGAAAACAACAGCATTCCGGAAATCTTACACAAAGCAGTAGAAAGCAGTAAACTATCTTCCTGACCTGTTTCATGTTTCATTTACTGGACAGTCATCACCATAGGTAAAACATTATCCTATGTTACATGTCCTTTTATTTCAATATACTACTTTTTTGGAAGTGGTCAACCAATCCAGCAATAAAGGTTCCATGGCTGAAGGCTATATGATGAGCTTTTCATGTTTGAAGTTTTCTCTTTTGTGCTCTCAGACCAGGAACAGCTCCATAAAGGCATGCATTAAAACATTCCTACTGTAAGGTCTGTATACTGGCAGCTGAGCAGTCCAGTAAGATTGGCTCATATTCAAAATTCTGACCAGTCTCAAATGGCTTTTGTGCTGGACCTATATGTAGATTCCTATATGTGGGAACATACTCTGATTTGGAGAGTGTATAAGCCCTTAGCAGACAGGAAAAGAAGCCGCAGAGCATCCCATTCTAGAAGTTAAGAGAACtgtctccttctctcccctctcttaTGTCTCAAAGCATATTGCTTATTAGAATAATATTGGCTAAAGTGAGATAGCACtgcaaggagagagaaatggaTATACCAAAGACAATGAAACACCAGTTTATCACAGAAGGCTAGCAAAGTACTCAATATATGATCTGTTCTTGTAGCTAAATAGGATACTGGTCTAGATGAAACTGGTGCAATCTGGTGTGCCATTCTCTTATATTTTCTCAACCTCTGCATCTTTGAACAGGTCTAGACCATTGGGTGCAGCTCAGAGCTTCCAATTCAAACTCCAAGCTGTTGTCCTTCTCTCCTGATCCCTGAGACCTTTAGTCTCTCAGTGACTCTATGTATGTCACACAGATGTGCGTGACAGCTCCAGTGTCACTTGCCAGTCCCACCAGCCCCTGCTACTTTGAATAGATGATTCCAGGCACATACTGCCCTTTCCCTTCACTTTCCTTCTGgaccagaaacagaagaaatttccAGTGCCTCTGGGGAGATTTACTTGGTTAGATCCATTGCCCACAGAGTTAAGGTAACCAGCTGCCAGCCCCAGTCAGTTCTTTCCCTGTGTTCCCACACACACACCGCCTTAACCAATGGCTTGTTGCTCAATGGTATTGCGAGCAAAAAACCCTAACCAAACTCAATttagagcattttaaaatcagtgctgcCTCTTTTAAAGCTGCGTGGCAAGTATACCTATATGATCCAAAAATAGGGGGTAATCAGAAGGTCTGAATTGACCACTACTGTTCCTGGAACACCCAGACCAACCATAGGACCACTTTGAACACTAGTTAGCCAGGAAGGAAACAGGATAGGCTGGAACGGAGAAAGGAGGAGCAGGAAAACGGTGAATGTCACTGAGAAAGGCTTAAGTACCTAATAATAAGCTGTCCAGACAAAAAGAATAatctagaagaaagaaagagcagtatCAAAGGAAAGAGCTAAACAGGAGTAATAAGCAGAGTAGGGAGGAAGAGACCTGGCATCacattcacaaatatttttacgAGGATCATTTTAGGATAAGTCTTTCTCGGTAATGGTACAGCCTATAACTACGGAAGGTGTTTCTTTTACTTGCAGGGATAGTTCTCGGGAGGTTGCCTATGTTTGTGAGGAAACTGAGTGCTCCAGCGCTGACAGGTATTGCCTGATTCAGTGATGGCTATCCTGTCGCGATAGTCTTTTCCATTCCCTGAAAGACACTGGTGGCCCAGTCCCAAAGTCAATGAGGGTGTAGCTGTgccaggaaaaagaacaaaatagaaaCAATGCCTCAggtatatggatatatatatggATGCCTCAGGATATATGGTTAAGCTTTGTATCATGCAGaacacactctttttttttttatacagaagTGATATTGCTGGAAAGCTatggcaagacaaaaacatagAGAACACATCCTTTTTAGCtttgtggaggggaggagagagggagcgacAACAAGGTAAACATTAGACTTCCTGAAGCGTGTTCTGTACTTCCTCTTTACAGCTATCAGGCAGCAACATGACCACTCTGAACCCGACTCCACTGCACCAGTCTCAAAAGTAGAGTTGGAAAGTGAAAAAGTGGCATTACTGGAGTAGAGTTGGAAAGTGGGAAAGTGGCATTACTGGAAAGACAAAAGTCAGGTGGAAGAGCAAAGttacagacagctggaaagaGCAAGGGTAAGGCCCAAAGATAAGATATGAGGAGAGGCACTGcagggaaaagagagggaaaagaagagaaagatgaggaGGATACTCAGAACAAGGAGTGAAAGGCTTTCAATACAAGTGAAACAGCCTAAtagcaagaaggaaagaaggaaggaagaaatcaaaAAGACTGAAGTGCTTACACAGGGATATGCAGTTGCTATCTATGATCCAAACTTCAAGACTACTTCTAGGGAAGCCAGAGAGCTAGATGCATTAGAAAGATACCGAACAGACAAGAGGTATGAAAAGAGTGAAAGtctgcagttatttatttattttccctgagGATGAAAATGAATGCATATTTTTCTTGCACTTATGATTTCACTTTGGGAAAAATGTGGTTCTAAAAATTTAATTTGTACCAAAAGTcttgttaaatttttaaaatcagcaaGGTAACAGTTTCTTGAATTCAATTTCTTACTTTAGAGAAGCCTATAAGTAGTGATCTCCATTAGTTAGCATGTTTCTTCTTAAAGGCAGAAAAGAAGCATCACTAGGATATATGAGGATATGACTGAGGATCTAAGCATTAGTTTGTCCTTCAATATAAACACCCATTTTAAAGACAATATTCTTAGTTCTTCAAGGCCTGAGTTTGTCTTTCAGGATCCATCTTCACTAAGAAAAAGGCAAGAATTTATCCCATGTTGGCTAACACTAGGCAAAAAATCACCATGAGGCCAGGGTATTTCATGGATGTCCCTTGAGTTAGCAGGTTAGGTGGAAACTAAAACTTGGTGCTCCTGAGATTTAAGCTGACTGACGCCCTCCTCAGGTGTACCAAAAAATAAGGCTGTTGAAGAAAAATTCGGGTCTTCATGACTTCTCTGACAATGCTATACTTTGTAACACTTGTGTGACAACTTTGCCCTCACTGAACTAACACAACTTAACTTAACAGAAACTTAGTGAGTGATTTTTCTTGCTAATGTTTTTCTCACTAATGTTTTCCCACCAATATTTTCTCACACATGCTTCTCTTCTTTCCACTCCACATCCTTTTGATGGGAGCCCAGCAACTGCATGGAGCGACAGCTTGCCCCAGTAGAGCAATTGCTAGAAGTCAGACTCACTGCAGTGAGGAATGTCACAATATTCCCAGCGCTTAGTGGGGCTGGTAGTGAAACACCAAGGCTGAAGTTCGCCATCAGGGTTACGGCAATAATTCATCTTCAGAATTCATCTTCATCTTTCCTTCTCTGGAAAACTGAACATGAGAATGTAAGTTAAGCTTGTGAGTCAGCTATGGTTGGCTGTAGCAATCAGGCTGTCTGCAGGCAGGGTCTCCCAGGCACTGTGGGAATGAGTGGGACAATTCAGCACTGCCTGTGACTCACTTTTCCAAGGTATATCCATGCATATGAGGCTCTTGAGCATCCCAGTGCTGGCACTCAATCCCAGACTCTGTTCTGGAAACTTTTCCGTGGTAGTCTTCACCATTACACTGCATGCACTCCACTGTAGGGCCAAGGCAGAATGAAAACATGAGAGGCAGAAACTCAGTATAGAGCTGGCCCATGAACTCTCACACTTACCTGGCTATTAGCAGAAACATCCCTTCAAATTGCAAaactaaagaaaagggaaaaacattgtaaaaataaaacaattttttttcctatcaggtGACTGTTGTTAATCAATTACAtaacatttgcttttctaaaatacatattttaaaaataataatattggaATTCTACAAATTTTTCTTTAGTATATATCAAAGGGGATTTCTAAGGAGTTCTTAGGGATCACTAACCTACTAGAGATGCTTCCTCTTCAGAATAGCTTCTTCTAAAGAACAGCAAGATTTTCCATGGGAACCATGGAATCCATAAATCACTAACACGCTTTCATCACATTCATCAGTGTGACCTTGATGATCCCAACTCTCTCGattacttttttctctccttgaacATAACTCAAGAGTTGCATCTCTATTTTTTAATAGTGCCAGGACAAAAtatagcaaagcaaaagaaggaggAGCCCTGCCCTAAGGAGAAGCCAAACCAAAACTCATTCCTCTATGCATGAATACTGGATACCCAAAATTTATCCACATTGTAACCTCATCCTCCTTATCTTAATCAAACTTTATCAAACAACAACACTTTAATGGCTGAGTTTTGCTCTATGTCTGCATCAGCAACTTTGGTTTTATCAATTAAAGTGCTATGTGTGATACACTCAAGttgcctttttcaaaaaaattatgacCTTTCAGTTGCAGTTCCTTGGTATCTAAAAAATCATTTCACAATTTTAACATAATCCAGGAAACAGTCTCTATGATGAAAATTTTCACTTCAGGCTTTATTTAAATTTACAATTGGAGAAAATCCccaattcaaaataaaacaaatatagaaGATTCTGAATATTCTCACATGCTTAAATATATAGTACAAAAGAATATCAAAATCATTGCAGAGAATATAATGGGGAGAACGTAAGGAAGAAACATATATACTCTGACCTTCACATTCTGGAATGCTACAGTAATCTAATCTGGTAGCAGGATCTGTTGTGAAACACCATGGTCCATTTTCATTTCGATCAGGATTCCTGCAGTAGTTTTCTTCTAACCCTGCATGCGGGAAATTTTCAGGTGTAAAGCTGTAATTGAAGGATACATGCCATAACAAAAAAGGtgacattttcttgtttttaaaatgttttggacTCAGGGCACGCAACCTAAAAGCCAAGAAAATGGATACTCCTCCTGTGGAACTGAAGTTGGCATATTATTCTATAAGCTATCATTAGAAATCTCTCCATAGCTACTGGGATGCCACTGAAGAACCAACAGTCTCATGTCCACAGCTTACAGGAAATGTGATAGTCTCAAAGGACTACAGTGCTCATCAATACTTTTATGCAGCAGATGTGTTTGACTTTAATTGTCATATCTATTATTTCTAACCTACAAGGTGTGTAAGATTAATAGTGCACATAAGAACTGTGATATTTTCTTTGGAAGATACAGCAAGAGGACACTGACTAAGGAACAGAGAGTTTTCAGCAACATGAATGTCATGCTGTGTGAATCTACCTGGTGATCTTCTTGCATGCTTCTCATATagcaatattaaaatattgttaGGAGATAGACTCATGGATAGAATGATACTATTTCCGTTTCATTTTTCACCTACTATCTCTTACCTATAAAAGGAAATCCTGGCCCCTTTTAAGTTAAGGATGAAATTGTCATTCACGTTAGTTTTTCCAAGTGAGTGTATTCCTTGAACAAGGACCACAAAAATTGGTAGCATATAATAACACTGGAATCACAGTGAGACAAGTTACACACTGTCTTAAAAGcatatctgtcttttttttttttggtaagatctAAAACTGAGAGTGATAGATATAAGGAGGAAATTATTCATTACAAATTAAACTCAGCAGTATCTGTCTGACAATCTATGGTGTAAAACTGCTTAAAGTATACTATTTATGGATAGTTTAGAAAAAATCAATCATAATATTTAGAGGTACTTACAGAGGTTTCAGTCCAGCTCCTGGTCAAAACAGGGCTGACTGCTAAGCCAGATGAGGTTGCTCAAGACCATATCCAGTTGAattctgagtatctccagggacAGAGACTCCATAGATTCCCTGGTAACCTGTTTGATTGTTTAATCACCTCcattagaaacaatttttttcgGACATGTAGTCAGAATTAAGTAGTGTAATCCTTCTATCTAAATTAGAAAGTGACAAGAGGAAAACATGCATGTAATTTGCATTAAGGACATGAGAAGTTACCAGGAAGTTATTATGCACTGTAAATCCAGACCCAAATTTACCGCTAAATAGCATCTTTATATCATTTCCAAACTTTCTTCTGTCTTGGAAAATGTTGTTTCTTGCCTAGACTATGTACTGACTAGACTAGATTACCTGCAGAATCTAAAGTAATGTTTTCCTTGGGTATTTTGTTATGAGAAGCCTTTATATTTATATCAACGTTGGCTAGATCATGTTAATTGAGCCTGGCTTAAGCTCAACTTTTTGCCTTGTCTGGACAAAGTTATAAACACTGTATAACGTCTATGGttgcttttttaaaaggagaCTAAGAATATCTTGTTCAATACATATGGATGAATGCACAGGTGGGAAATCCTCCCACACTGCAGAACTAATCTGAttcttgaagcattttttttaagatagcatACCCTCTCTGAAACGTATGCTCTTCATCTCATTTCCTACACCCAAGCACTCATTCATTCTTCCGTTGTTTtaagatatttatatacatggcACAAGGCCCAAGTGACTTTGCCTAAACAGGTAGTATTGGACAAAGCAGATACCAAGGAGCGAACAAAAGGTATAAGCAATTTGTAAAAGGCAAATATGTGTTCTGaatatttcttcagaaacttTGGACCCATTCTGAGACCTCTTCCCCAACTGCAGAAGAGCTACTCAAGTTCTTTGTCTTCTCCTGGCCTGAAAAGAAAGGGTGGGATCAAAAAGCAGAGACTTCTATGATCCTTTCTGGTTGtatcccctaaaaaaaaaaaaagtactacttCTCCCTGATGTTAGGTTTTCAACCTTTTTGAAAACGATTGCCCGTTATAAAATGCTTCAGAAACTGTAGCAAGTTATTGCTGCCTTGAATTAAACCGATGTATAGAGAAACATATGGCCAGAAAGAATCTAAAAAGTTCATCTCTTTCAAAAAAGCATCCTCTGCATGTGTTAATGGCGTTAACTTCATTAATTCAAATGCAAGGCAAAAAAATCTTACCATAGCACAGAAATGCGAGGGAGAGAAAGATGGCTTTGCTAATCTCCATTTTGGCCCAGCAGGCTCGTGCCGGAAGTTGTGTGTGTTCGTGCACAAAATTTTATCAATTCCCGCTGGAATTATGCATCAACCAGCAAATGTGGTGAAAGCAGTTTATCATTTCCTCAGTTTCAATCTCCTTTTTAAATCTCCAAACGTTACCATGAATGTAAGAGGTTACAAAATAATACTCACATGTTGGTACTGGCTGCTGGGAAAGGTGAAGGCACTCTCGTTTTACTAAACACCTGTTACTCTGACATGGTTACGCCTCATTTTATTTAACTAAGGACAATATTGGTGAAAATCACGGACAACATCTCCGAACGGAATCCCAGTCTCTGCATGTTTAACTCCAATAGTCCATGCTAACTTCAGTCACATTGCCGCACGGATTAAGAAGACATCTTTCCTGATTTACATCACTGCAGGCAGAGGCTGAAATTAGCACAGATAACATTAGCTGCCTCCAACCATTGTAGAGTTTCTGTGAAAGAAGAAACCCTTTTCTCACTTATTCCCTCAATGAGCTCTTGAGCTGGGTTTTGTTACTGTTGGCTTGGACAAAAAGGCTTGTGAGACTTTGGTTGGTTCCATCTAGTTATTTCAGGTTACTCCCACTCTTCCAAAGGTTGAGCCTTACACATAGCATTCTTAGAAATGTCTCTGTCAGAGCCTCAAATTAAGATGAACCTTTAATATGTCAAAAGGTATGCTAGCAAACAGTagaggaaaaaggggagaagatAGAAATGTAGGCTGATCTCTTAAGCTGCTGATTACAGTCTTGCAAACTAGCTGAACTCAACCTACTTGAATATTCCTGGTATGAGGCAGTTGCATACAAGCTGTAAAGGCCAAATGTCCTTGAATCTTACACATGCAATTACCTAATCATAAAGCCAGACCTCTTCGCCCATGTTGCAGCCTGATTTTAACAGCAATTCAATTTGCCTTACTCAGACACcccttcctttggaaaaaaatgtatttgcagcagTGTTCTCAGTCAGGTTAAGAAACAGAGGATCATAATCAAGGAATAATAGATTTAAACAGGCAAGGCTTACTCTCTGGAGTCTACAAGAGAAAGGGTTATATACAATATAAGAAACGCAGGATTATAAAGGACCTTCGATCTAGTTCCCTGCAATTGGAGATCTGCACTTTACCCTCACACACAAAAATTATGTTGTTTGCTCATCCCCTACACATTACTCCTACAGGAAGGATGTTCTTCATCCTCATTGCTCTAACATTGTGGTAAAGAGGCATGAAAGTGCAAATATGCAAGAGCAAGGACTGGTGTAAATTGGGAAGGAGTCGGATAAACTATCATTTGCGAGACTGTGAAATCTCACATAATTTAGAGTGAATTCTGTCTGACATAAATTTCTCTAGTAGGATCTCCTAACAGTAGGTTTGTTTGACTTTCtgcttggttggttggtttttgaatcaaaaactatttcaaaatatCTGGCAAAGCCTAGTAGTGCACAAAGTCTCACTAGAGGCAGACGCTGCTTGGAGTCCCAGTGCCCTTTTAAAACAAGACTTTCATTTGTGGAAATTCTTAGCTCTACAGACAGAAATGAAATGCTTAAGCCCAAGGAAGTGGTCGTCAACTGAAGAGAGAAGCGGTTATACTcaacacagctggaaaaaaacagctaaataGAGGGCTAGAAAGCAGTACATAAGGATTCAGTTGTCCTTTGGCTGACAGTGTATAGCTGTTGTGCAATTGTGCCTGATGCACTGCAATTTCAAGAAAgaagggctgaaagcactgtaaactgcacaacagccctggcaTTTGACCTCTTGATGTTAAATTTCTTTATCAATCGGACTCTCTAGCACTTACACTGTCCACTGACAAGTTGTATGACGGAATAATTAAAATCGACTCAAAGCTGGGCTCATAGGACTTATGTAGCTACAGTTGCTCTGATGTAGGGCAGAGGGATAGAACAGACAATcctatttttctctgaaatgctctAGTACCTTGGATCTGAGCTCTTTGTACTCCCAACAGTCCAGGAAGTTGTGTCACCCAGTACTTGGAACAAGGGTGGGGCAGACTCCACCACTAGCTCCGAAACAGATATCCCTGTGTCTTGGGTCACTTCTCCATGTCTCTTTTCCTGTTCCAGTCTGAAGTTTAAATTTCAAAGTTTGAACCTCTGAAGAACCTTCCTGAACAAGTTTCAAGAAGCACAGTTCAATAATTTAAAACTCTCTGataatatgaatattttattctacaaacgaattttgtcattttaaaatgttttgcctcTTTTGCACTGAGAATATACCAAGCGTTCTCAAATACTTTAGCTATTCAAACATTTACAGCTTTACTGGATATCGGGTAAATTAAATGAGCATAAATATAAGGTACATCCTGTGGACTTCAGCTTTGGAAAAAGGTCagacaaaatgagattttttttcctgcaagtaaaataagattttttaataataagatttttttactGAGTTGAAACAGTAAATCCGGGGGTTAGTACATGGAAAAAGCAATGCAAACATGCAGAGGAGGATGCTGGCTTGTTTTCTGTAGCTGAGATGGAACAGAATGTGGAGAATTCGTAAGCTTTTTAAGGATAGCGATAggaattttatttcctgtaacTGTAAACTAGAGAATAGCCTTGAATTAATATAATAAACTAATAAGTATGCAGATATCTTACCAAAAGTGTAGGAGAAGATTCCACTGGTAAGCATTTAAATTGTATTTTCGAACTGAAAATCAGAAGATGGAATCTGGAATGAGAGAGCTGTTTAAAACACAGAAATTTAGGGTTGCTGAAAGGAAAATACCTAAAAGCTTTCAACAGTCCAAATTTTGAGTTTTGCCTCAAAAGACTCAGATGCTCTTGGCTGAGTAGGAGCTTCTACCTACAGAAGGAAGAAGAATCCTTCAGACACAGTACAGCGGAAAACAACCAATAATGCCTCACAAAGTAGATTACTGAGGTAAAAATCTCTCTCATGTTCTGCAAAAATGTTACCAAAGAATAATAGGATACTGGGAAGAATTTGGAAGGAAGGGGTGTATAGTCCAGCAAGGACTTCCTGAAAGGGAAATTTATACTGAAACTCAGTACCCCAGCTTAGAAGCAGGTCAAATGGCAGCACCATTCTTGGGGAAGACACAGGAAAACCTTATGGTGTCTTGTTCCTACGGGAAAAGAATTGCAGAATGGAATTCAACTTAGTTAACTTAAGATAAAGGTAAGATACAAGGCAAATGCTGATGTCTAACTAGTCTATGACTAATTAGTCACCCCTCAGATTCCCTTTCCAATCAACGGAGAGATACGTATTTTGGAAACAGTTCATCTGACTAAATATATATGTCTACTCCAGGATGAGTCACATCCTGGGAACTGTCATTTCTCTCATTGACTACAAAAGGAACTTAGTGCAATGAATGTAGCACTAGACATCTATACTGTAGATCTCTGCATTTAATCAGATAAATCCACCTACAGTGTACACAGTTACATGGAGAAAGTGCTTACTTCACTTCCATCTGCTCTCAAGAATGTGCTGAGCAAGTGCTCTTTCCATGCGGACATGCTCACCATTAATGGtgaaaacaaatgggaaaaacaaagaacattCGGGCCtttttatttaccattttttGCTGCTGAGAGACCACAAGGAATAAATGATCTGTCATCAAGTTCCACATATGCTTGTAGTCAGGGGGCTGTGACCACACACCTCTTTGGACACAGTAGTCAAGCAGCCTCTTCTGCCACAGTGCAAGCTTTTATATATGACCGTAGACTCTTCTGTGGGCTGTCTTTCTATCTTTATTggcctttcttctctctcattgcTAAGCAGCCTAACCCTTCAGCCACTCCATTAAGATATGAGGGGATGAATACTGACAACCTGGTGGCAGAATTTAGCTGAGAGAACAAAAAGCAAAGTACCTTCCCTtccctggaaaaggaagaaactctGAGGAACAGTTTTCTACAATAGTGCAGAGAGATTTTGCATTCTAGGCAGGAGTCATTCAAATGCCTAGGAAAACCTCCAGCAATCTATAGGTTCTCCTAAAGCTTCggcattttgatattttatttaaataggacTGTGCATGTCCGTGATGCTTTTTGTGACGAACTTTGTGGGATTGTGGTGCCTGCTATTAGTTATGATGATTGCCACATCTAAGAAGCTTTGTTACACAGACTTCTTACACAGGAAGTACAATTGATATAGCAAGCATGTATGCAATTTTCCATGCTGGTGGCTGTCATATACACATTGACAATACTTCCCCATCTTCCATATTACTTATACATCCATGTTTTAAGTTTATCACTGAgaactttattctttttattatttagttAATATTGTCATATCATTAACTGGTTAGACTATCTTTCCAccgcaaaaacaaaataaacatgctAGAAGGGCAGACACACAAACGACTACTACATTTTACTCTCTGCGTACACCAGTGAGATCATCAAGGCCCTACTCAAGGGCCTTAGTCAAGGGGAGTTGTCACAGGCTTCAGTGAAGTTAGAATTTAATCCTCAGCAAGACGGTACTAGTAGCTGAGCGGACTTTAAAATGTACATGCgtcaaggaaagaaacagaacaatACCTGGTATATTTGCAATACAATCTCAAAATTCTCAATTCACAGTAATGTAACTGTTTTTACACTTTTACTAAACCATTATTATGTGTCGCTTAACATAAAGATTGCACTTTCTCAAGAAAATATCTGCTACTTGAGGCATGGCACCTAAGTCTAAACACATGCACACTTGTAAAATGTAAGTTAGTCCACTGGGATCTCTCAGTCATTACCATCCATCATGTGTTTTCTAAAAGAGAAGCATAGTGCATGCTGCTGTTATTAAGAATATGTATGCTGTTATTAAAACTGCTAGTGCATTACTGATAAAGAATTCCTTTTTTTGATCTTAAGTAGTAAGGTTGGAATTTGAACAGTTGATttgcaaaaataactgaaaactgactgaTACAAATGTAGTCAGCATTTTTAAATTACTCCTATGACTTCAGATTTTACGAGGCTGC includes these proteins:
- the LOC104152820 gene encoding plasminogen-like encodes the protein MNECLGVGNEMKSIRFREGIHSLGKTNVNDNFILNLKGARISFYSFTPENFPHAGLEENYCRNPDRNENGPWCFTTDPATRLDYCSIPECEVLQFEGMFLLIARGLDKNYCRNPDGKKRPWCYTTDNTTRWQYCSIPPCPQIASQITGKKCQAWNSVLPHRHNRTANNFPKADLRENYCRNPDNDIAPWYYTTVPTVRWEYCNLQKCDCGGHLASPEPPYSTLDPGTNMTGSNITECIIGNGKDYRGAVTKTRSNRTCQGWSSQEPHHHSYLTPE